A single region of the Pseudorhodoplanes sp. genome encodes:
- a CDS encoding HlyD family efflux transporter periplasmic adaptor subunit: protein MFSALSLGLRVTALALFLGTGFVNAHEGHDHGDQAAPLPTNVLPRGEASSSALQLVVVANKDRLTLYLDRFATNEPVADAKIEVETPNGPVPALAQPDGTYSLDAPWLPKSGRADIALSVTAGDDIDVFSVSLDIPGDADAGERGDATDWSGTKAYVGKMLAPLMPVTLGIGLAAGFALGRRRYGRRVLLIPLAVAAATPLFLDKGLSHEGHDDGVQASPAVSAGQSERAQRQPDGGLFVPKFVQRIFGLRTLVSGTGSFQRAVELPGRIIPDPSASGYVQTALGGRLSPPPGGFPRLGAVVKAGDILGYVTPPVQTIDVSDMRQRQGELDQQIAIVERRLARYEQLAASGAVSRTQLDDTRLELQGLKDRRVSLDRVRREPEALVAPVSGVIAEGTPVAGQIAQTNAVIFQIVDPQKLWVEALSYDALNGLQSATATTADGKTLQLAFRGAGFADRSQAIPIHFAIEGDTSGIRPGLFVTVFAANGKHRSGIAVPRTAVVRTANGQEHVYEQPSAERFVSRPVRTEPLDGDRVLILAGLKPGKRIVVQGAELLDHVR, encoded by the coding sequence ATGTTTTCCGCACTTTCACTCGGGCTGCGCGTCACTGCGCTGGCACTGTTCCTGGGCACCGGCTTCGTCAACGCGCATGAAGGGCACGATCATGGCGACCAGGCCGCACCTTTGCCGACGAATGTCTTGCCGCGCGGCGAAGCCTCATCGTCCGCCCTTCAGCTGGTCGTTGTCGCCAACAAGGACCGGTTGACGCTCTACCTCGACAGGTTCGCGACAAACGAGCCCGTCGCCGATGCCAAAATCGAGGTTGAAACACCCAACGGACCGGTTCCGGCCCTCGCCCAGCCTGACGGCACCTACAGCCTGGACGCGCCATGGCTGCCCAAATCCGGTCGTGCCGATATCGCGCTCAGCGTCACCGCCGGTGACGATATCGATGTGTTTTCGGTCAGCCTTGACATCCCCGGCGATGCAGACGCCGGCGAGCGGGGCGATGCCACGGACTGGTCGGGTACCAAGGCGTATGTGGGCAAGATGCTCGCACCACTTATGCCGGTCACACTCGGGATCGGCCTGGCCGCAGGGTTTGCGCTGGGTCGCCGGAGGTATGGGCGACGCGTGCTGCTGATCCCGCTGGCAGTTGCCGCCGCGACACCCCTTTTCCTCGACAAAGGCCTGTCGCACGAAGGGCACGATGACGGAGTGCAGGCATCGCCAGCGGTCAGCGCCGGACAAAGCGAACGCGCACAGCGGCAGCCTGACGGCGGGCTTTTCGTTCCCAAATTCGTCCAGCGCATCTTCGGGCTGCGCACGCTGGTCTCGGGGACCGGCAGCTTCCAGCGTGCGGTCGAGCTCCCAGGTCGCATCATTCCGGACCCGAGTGCCAGCGGCTACGTGCAGACCGCACTGGGCGGCCGCTTGTCGCCACCGCCCGGCGGCTTTCCCCGACTTGGCGCTGTGGTCAAGGCTGGCGACATCCTTGGCTACGTCACACCACCTGTCCAAACCATTGACGTTTCCGACATGCGCCAGCGCCAGGGCGAACTCGATCAGCAGATCGCCATCGTGGAACGCCGGCTCGCGCGCTACGAGCAGCTCGCTGCCAGCGGCGCCGTTTCCCGCACGCAGCTCGATGACACGCGTCTTGAACTTCAGGGCTTGAAGGACCGGCGCGTATCGCTTGATCGGGTGCGGCGAGAGCCGGAGGCCCTCGTGGCGCCGGTGTCCGGCGTTATCGCGGAAGGCACGCCGGTCGCCGGACAGATCGCGCAGACCAATGCGGTGATCTTCCAGATCGTCGATCCGCAGAAATTGTGGGTCGAGGCGCTGAGCTATGACGCGTTGAACGGGTTGCAATCAGCGACGGCGACGACAGCGGACGGCAAGACCCTGCAGCTTGCCTTTCGCGGCGCCGGCTTTGCAGACCGCAGTCAAGCGATCCCCATCCATTTCGCCATCGAAGGCGACACCAGCGGCATTCGGCCGGGACTGTTCGTCACCGTGTTTGCCGCAAACGGCAAGCACAGGAGCGGCATTGCCGTGCCGCGCACCGCCGTCGTCCGGACCGCCAACGGGCAGGAGCATGTCTATGAACAACCCTCTGCCGAAAGATTCGTGTCGCGTCCGGTGCGAACCGAGCCGCTTGACGGCGATCGTGTGTTGATCCTCGCGGGGCTCAAGCCTGGCAAGCGCATTGTAGTTCAGGGCGCAGAACTCCTCGATCACGTCCGCTGA
- a CDS encoding IclR family transcriptional regulator, with product MKDADDDRLGIQSVEIAATILRAFADRGGLMHLREISTATKMHRGKVHRYLTSLTRGGLLYQDDASGAYGIGSLSIALGLAGLRGLDPVRLALREIPAFADEVNETIVVSIWGDVGPTVIAIQESRRPITLNVRAGSILPLRRSAAGQIFEAFMPEQLTAPVLERELKATPQQMRLSKHLLPLAEVRRRQMAFVKGDLIPGIHVLAAPVFNHMGKLSLVVGVLGQQETLDVGWTSKPALMLKQFTERLSSELGFKMTASHSADR from the coding sequence TTGAAAGACGCCGACGACGATCGCCTGGGAATTCAATCAGTTGAGATCGCTGCAACAATTCTGCGCGCGTTCGCTGATCGCGGCGGACTGATGCATCTGCGCGAAATTTCCACGGCAACAAAAATGCATCGTGGCAAGGTGCATCGGTATCTGACGAGCCTTACACGAGGCGGGCTTCTCTACCAGGACGATGCAAGTGGCGCGTACGGCATCGGTTCATTGTCGATCGCGCTCGGCCTTGCCGGTCTGCGGGGACTCGATCCGGTTCGTCTTGCACTGCGCGAAATCCCGGCATTTGCTGACGAGGTGAATGAAACGATCGTGGTGTCGATCTGGGGTGACGTCGGTCCAACGGTGATAGCCATTCAGGAAAGCCGACGGCCCATCACTTTGAACGTACGTGCCGGCTCGATCCTGCCATTACGCCGATCGGCTGCGGGACAGATCTTTGAAGCCTTCATGCCCGAGCAACTGACGGCGCCTGTCCTCGAACGTGAACTAAAGGCAACACCCCAGCAGATGCGGCTGTCAAAGCATCTTCTGCCGCTGGCCGAAGTCCGCCGTCGGCAGATGGCCTTCGTCAAAGGCGATCTCATTCCTGGCATTCACGTGCTTGCCGCACCGGTTTTCAATCACATGGGTAAGCTTTCGCTTGTCGTGGGTGTGCTCGGTCAGCAGGAGACGCTCGATGTCGGTTGGACGAGCAAACCTGCTTTGATGCTCAAGCAGTTCACTGAACGGCTTTCATCTGAACTAGGCTTCAAAATGACAGCATCTCATTCGGCTGACAGGTAA
- a CDS encoding cupin domain-containing protein produces MSDVESQRQEIYNSVSKLNAYPFWLIQGDMEPREPRVREKAHVWRFKDFKPLIQKAGPIVPHELADRRAFVLHNPGYDMTKPYTTNTQYIAYSFYLPGEVFEPHVHTPSASRMLLQSDGKGYTTVEGEKCYLDRGDLVITPSGSWHDHGNEGEIPMIWVDMLDIPVPVLFNAAKFGFDYKENGKKVDRQSATRSHLYSKRHFSFGGVRPRFAQTEVGNRTSSPQLHWKYADVRAALNAVRDEPGDPYDGVIVDYVDVMTGGPIQKTQNFSMQLLRPGEHTMSHRHSNGGVYVCIEGSGQTIINGEEFAWAENDVFCVPSMHWHKHVNDSDKNDAVLYCVSDAPALEKLGLLWEERKTATGEIVAIGNALPS; encoded by the coding sequence ATGTCGGACGTCGAATCTCAGCGTCAGGAAATCTACAATTCGGTAAGCAAGCTGAACGCCTATCCGTTCTGGCTCATCCAGGGCGATATGGAGCCACGCGAGCCGCGAGTGCGCGAAAAAGCGCATGTCTGGCGTTTCAAAGATTTCAAACCGCTGATCCAGAAGGCGGGCCCCATCGTGCCCCACGAACTCGCAGACCGCCGCGCCTTCGTTCTGCACAATCCGGGCTACGACATGACGAAGCCCTATACGACCAATACTCAATATATTGCCTATAGCTTCTATCTGCCGGGCGAGGTGTTTGAGCCGCATGTGCATACGCCCTCGGCGAGCCGCATGCTGCTGCAAAGTGACGGCAAGGGATATACGACGGTCGAAGGCGAAAAATGTTATCTCGACCGCGGTGATCTGGTGATTACGCCGAGTGGGTCGTGGCACGACCACGGCAACGAAGGCGAGATTCCAATGATCTGGGTTGATATGCTTGATATTCCGGTACCGGTGCTGTTCAACGCGGCGAAATTTGGCTTCGACTACAAAGAAAACGGCAAAAAGGTTGATCGTCAGTCGGCAACGCGCTCCCACCTCTATTCGAAGCGGCATTTCAGCTTTGGTGGCGTGCGGCCCCGCTTCGCGCAGACCGAGGTCGGCAACCGAACAAGCTCTCCGCAACTTCATTGGAAATATGCCGATGTCCGCGCCGCGCTGAATGCCGTGCGCGACGAGCCAGGCGATCCCTATGATGGCGTCATAGTCGATTATGTCGACGTGATGACTGGTGGTCCGATCCAGAAGACGCAGAACTTTTCCATGCAGCTTCTGCGCCCCGGCGAGCACACGATGTCTCATCGCCATTCAAACGGCGGCGTCTATGTCTGTATCGAAGGCAGCGGTCAGACCATCATTAACGGCGAGGAATTCGCTTGGGCCGAAAATGACGTGTTTTGCGTGCCGTCGATGCACTGGCACAAGCATGTGAACGATAGCGACAAGAACGATGCCGTTCTCTATTGCGTCTCCGATGCGCCGGCGCTCGAAAAGCTCGGCCTCCTGTGGGAGGAGCGAAAGACGGCCACCGGCGAGATCGTTGCAATCGGCAACGCACTTCCCAGCTGA
- a CDS encoding dienelactone hydrolase family protein translates to MKDSTVTIPVSGGHMSGYLVVPEAGHGPGIVLLQEIFGVNRAMREKANKLAAHGYVVMVPDLFWRQSPNVQLHYDDAGRAEGFKLLQGFDHAKGIEDIKAAFDALKSRPECRGAPAFVGFCIGGKLAVMAGAAEPSASAVVSFYGVALENNLDQLRALQMPTQLHFGDQDTHIPFEKIETILSGVAGRKNINVYIYKGGQHGFFNHHRAEVFDEKASAVALNRVLEILPAA, encoded by the coding sequence ATGAAAGATTCCACTGTCACTATTCCTGTTTCCGGCGGCCACATGAGCGGTTATCTCGTGGTCCCAGAGGCGGGGCACGGCCCCGGCATCGTGCTGTTACAGGAAATCTTCGGGGTGAACAGGGCTATGCGTGAAAAGGCAAACAAGCTTGCCGCGCATGGCTATGTGGTGATGGTGCCCGACCTGTTTTGGCGGCAGAGCCCGAATGTGCAACTGCACTACGACGATGCCGGCAGGGCTGAGGGTTTCAAGCTGCTGCAGGGTTTCGACCATGCCAAGGGGATCGAGGACATCAAAGCCGCATTCGACGCCTTGAAGAGCCGTCCGGAATGCCGGGGTGCGCCCGCTTTTGTCGGCTTCTGCATTGGTGGAAAACTGGCGGTTATGGCGGGCGCTGCTGAGCCGTCCGCATCCGCGGTCGTGTCATTCTATGGGGTGGCGCTTGAGAACAATCTCGATCAGTTGCGCGCATTGCAAATGCCAACGCAGCTTCATTTCGGCGACCAAGACACGCACATCCCATTTGAAAAGATTGAGACCATTTTGTCGGGCGTGGCCGGCCGGAAGAACATCAACGTCTACATCTACAAGGGTGGGCAGCACGGATTTTTCAATCATCATCGCGCCGAAGTTTTCGATGAGAAAGCATCGGCGGTGGCCTTAAACCGGGTGCTCGAAATTCTTCCGGCTGCATAG